In Carassius auratus strain Wakin chromosome 36, ASM336829v1, whole genome shotgun sequence, the following are encoded in one genomic region:
- the LOC113055291 gene encoding vascular endothelial growth factor D-like produces the protein MKTQNCAGLHMLLLLYVRLMLAVDTYRPQRDINQERWEQELREAGSLDELMMLTEYPDWKLWRCRLKLKHFEYPTPLENRRSTRYAATSFSPEMLKDIDDEWQKTQCMPRETCLDVAKELGTSTAVFFKPPCVSVFRCGGCCNKEGVTCRNTSVTYINKTVLSVSLAPYKSGPEPVLVKIANHTECTCQEHTLIRRHVREKHKKSCSPTRKPEDKRLCNRGLIWDWMAERCVTYPSSKQDHPSTVREEDCEIDVERCECIPKVRTHRLHHT, from the exons ATGAAGACACAGAACTGTGCTGGACTTCACATGTTGTTACTCCTGTATGTCAGATTGATGCTGGCCGTGGATACCTACAGACCCCAGAGA GACATAAACCAGGAGAGGTGGGAACAGGAACTAAGGGAAGCTGGGAGTCTGGATGAGCTTATGATGTTGACCGAATACCCGGACTGGAAGCTGTGGAGATGCAGACTCAAGCTGAAGCACTTCGAATACCCCACTCCGCTTGAGAACCGCAGGTCAACACGCTATGCTGCCACATCATTCAGCCCAGAGATGCTAAAAG ATATTGATGACGAATGGCAGAAAACACAGTGTATGCCCAGAGAGACGTGTCTAGATGTGGCTAAAGAGCTGGGCACCAGTACGGCTGTGTTCTTTAAGCCCCCGTGTGTCTCTGTCTTCAGGTGTGGCGGCTGCTGCAACAAAGAGGGAGTTACCTGCCGTAATACAAGCGTGACTTATATCAATAAAACT GTTTTGAGTGTGAGTCTGGCTCCGTATAAATCTGGACCGGAGCCTGTGCTGGTGAAAATTGCCAATCACACTGAGTGCACGTGCCAGGAACATACGCTGATTCGCAGACATGTTCGTGAGAAGCACAAGAAGAG TTGCTCTCCTACACGTAAGCCAGAAGACAAGAGGCTATGCAACAGAGGTTTAATATGGGACTGGATGGCGGAGCGATGTGTGACGTACCCCTCCAGTAAACAAG atcATCCGTCTACAGTCAGGGAGGAGGACTGTGAGATTGATGTAGAGCGATGTGAATGTATTCCAAAAGTACGGACACACAGATTACACCATACGTGA
- the LOC113055702 gene encoding gastrin-releasing peptide receptor-like has translation MSDATFTPTPDVKFLGDSPERDNTSAAPEHPHFHSGIIIATIYALLITAGLIGNVTLIRTFCNVKSMRNVPNLFMSSLALGDVLLLVTCAPVDASKFLADEWLFGRMGCKLIPFTQLTSVGVSVFTLTALAADRYKAIVKPMDIQTSKASLKVCLRAVSIWLLSMILAIPEVVFSDLHTFHIPETNETFKTCAPYPHAGDLHPKIHSMASFLILYIIPLFIIAVYYIFIARSLIQSAINMPVEGNAHIRRQIESRIRLAKTVLVFVGLFAICWLPNHVIYLYRSYHYTEVDTSMAHFICSVCARILAFTNSCVNPFALYLLSKSFRKQFNNQLCCCCPSILLHSQSTRRNNTRLSSIKSTQNHSVASFSLVNGNAVCH, from the exons ATGTCTGACGCTACATTTACTCCGACTCCCGATGTAAAGTTTCTGGGCGACTCTCCGGAGCGCGATAACACCAGCGCCGCTCCGGAGCATCCGCACTTCCATTCAGGCATCATTATCGCCACAATTTACGCGCTCCTCATAACTGCTGGACTAATTGGTAATGTGACGCTGATTAGGACGTTTTGCAACGTGAAATCCATGCGCAATGTCCCTAATCTGTTCATGTCGAGTCTCGCTCTCGGAGACGTGCTTCTGCTGGTCACCTGCGCGCCCGTGGATGCCAGCAAGTTTCTAGCGGATGAGTGGCTGTTCGGGCGGATGGGTTGTAAACTCATCCCGTTCACCCAGCTGACGTCGGTCGGAGTGTCGGTGTTCACGCTCACAGCGCTGGCAGCTGACAG ATACAAGGCAATTGTCAAGCCAATGGATATCCAGACATCTAAAGCCTCGCTTAAGGTCTGCCTGAGGGCTGTGTCAATCTGGCTTCTCTCCATGATCCTGGCCATTCCTGAGGTGGTGTTCTCCGATCTCCACACCTTCCACATCCCTGAAACCAATGAGACTTTTAAAACATGTGCCCCGTATCCTCATGCCGGAGACCTGCACCCCAAAATCCATTCCATGGCCTCCTTCCTCATTCTGTACATCATTCCTCTCTTCATTATTGCTGTGTACTACATTTTCATTGCCAGGAGTCTGATTCAGAGTGCGATCAACATGCCTGTGGAAGGAAATGCACACATTCGGAGGCAG ATTGAGTCACGTATACGGCTTGCCAAGACAGTGCTGGTGTTTGTGGGCCTTTTTGCCATCTGCTGGCTCCCCAACCATGTGATTTACCTCTACCGGTCCTACCACTACACAGAAGTGGACACCTCAATGGCCCATTTCATCTGCAGTGTGTGTGCGCGTATCCTTGCCTTCACCAACTCTTGCGTAAATCCTTTTGCTCTCTACCTGCTCAGTAAATCCTTTAGAAAGCAGTTCAACAATCAGCTTTGCTGTTGCTGCCCCTCCATCTTGCTGCATTCACAAAGCACTAGGCGTAACAACACACGGCTGAGTTCAATCAAAAGTACCCAGAACCACTCTGTTGCTAGCTTCAGCCTTGTCAATGGCAATGCTGTCTGCCATTAG